A genomic region of Synechococcus sp. NOUM97013 contains the following coding sequences:
- the hemF gene encoding oxygen-dependent coproporphyrinogen oxidase: MVRSLLKRVKGRVLGGGSSSPAVPAGERPPADSRERARALVMGLQDEICAGLEQLDGVGRFQEESWDRPEGGGGRSRVMREGRIFEQGGVNFSEVHGQELPPSILKQRPEAKGHPWFATGTSMVLHPRNPFVPTVHLNYRYFEAGPVWWFGGGADLTPFYPFLEDARHFHRTHKQACDSVDERLYQVFKPWCDEYFFLKHRQETRGIGGIFYDYQDGSGRLYRGQDPEGPAAIKAGEIGSVTLNWEQLYALAQANGKAFLPAYTPIVEKRNGLAYGDRERNFQLYRRGRYVEFNLVWDRGTIFGLQTNGRTESILMSLPPLARWEYGYQAQEGSREALLTDLFTRPQHWFDDPSLEERCRPHQAVD; encoded by the coding sequence ATGGTCCGTTCCCTGCTGAAGCGTGTGAAGGGCCGAGTACTGGGTGGTGGATCGTCGTCCCCCGCAGTCCCTGCTGGTGAGCGACCGCCAGCCGACTCTCGTGAGCGCGCCCGCGCTTTGGTGATGGGTTTGCAAGACGAGATCTGTGCCGGCTTGGAACAGCTCGATGGTGTCGGCCGTTTTCAGGAGGAGAGCTGGGATCGTCCCGAGGGTGGTGGTGGCCGTTCCCGTGTGATGCGTGAAGGCCGGATCTTTGAACAAGGCGGCGTGAACTTCTCCGAAGTTCATGGCCAGGAACTGCCTCCTTCCATCCTCAAGCAGCGCCCCGAGGCGAAAGGGCATCCATGGTTTGCCACCGGGACCTCGATGGTGCTGCATCCCAGGAATCCCTTCGTCCCCACCGTGCACCTGAATTACCGCTACTTCGAGGCAGGTCCGGTGTGGTGGTTTGGCGGTGGAGCGGACCTCACGCCCTTCTATCCCTTTCTTGAGGATGCCCGGCATTTCCACCGCACCCACAAGCAGGCTTGTGACTCAGTCGATGAACGGCTTTACCAGGTATTCAAGCCCTGGTGTGATGAGTACTTCTTCCTGAAGCACCGTCAGGAAACCCGCGGGATCGGTGGCATTTTTTACGACTATCAGGATGGTTCAGGTCGGCTGTATCGCGGTCAAGATCCTGAAGGCCCAGCAGCCATCAAGGCCGGTGAAATCGGATCCGTAACCCTGAACTGGGAGCAGCTCTACGCTCTCGCCCAGGCCAACGGCAAAGCATTCCTGCCCGCCTACACCCCAATCGTTGAGAAGCGCAATGGCCTGGCTTATGGCGATCGTGAGCGGAACTTCCAGCTCTACCGGCGTGGTCGCTACGTGGAGTTCAACCTGGTTTGGGATCGGGGAACGATCTTTGGCCTCCAGACCAATGGACGGACTGAATCCATCCTGATGTCGCTTCCACCTCTGGCTCGCTGGGAGTACGGCTATCAGGCGCAGGAAGGGTCTCGTGAAGCCTTGCTTACGGATCTGTTCACCCGTCCACAGCACTGGTTTGATGACCCATCGTTGGAGGAGCGCTGCCGTCCTCATCAGGCCGTCGACTGA
- a CDS encoding N-acetylmuramoyl-L-alanine amidase: protein MQKRRLALITALNAAGMAALASLATAADTPHLLTVDPLTGVQASKPASWTGRRRHPSDVPILVLAGHADSQGIEGAGTSGAAVDRRGAPPMDPRMRDELFWNRRVRDAVVAEGQARGLNISGYEPERISIPNPEDPDTNWSVGRRHHDSGGYAVEIHFDAYGKHGVGSGLIPNLRSPATRIDESLALNFGRYPLRFRGGLGAPKRGISILEIGKLEGALEAKLRDPISRDAVITALAYRIVEAIQLGVDTPKAAANDQSTA, encoded by the coding sequence ATGCAGAAGCGGCGGCTGGCACTGATCACCGCTCTCAACGCAGCGGGCATGGCTGCATTGGCAAGCCTGGCCACAGCTGCCGACACTCCGCACCTGCTGACCGTTGACCCCCTGACAGGAGTCCAAGCTTCCAAACCCGCATCCTGGACAGGTCGCCGGCGGCATCCATCCGACGTCCCCATCCTTGTGCTGGCTGGACATGCCGATTCACAGGGCATCGAGGGTGCCGGAACCTCCGGCGCGGCCGTCGACCGACGTGGGGCCCCACCCATGGATCCACGCATGCGCGATGAACTGTTCTGGAATCGTCGCGTCCGTGACGCGGTCGTCGCGGAAGGTCAGGCACGGGGCCTCAACATCAGCGGCTACGAACCCGAGCGAATCAGCATTCCGAACCCGGAGGATCCCGACACCAACTGGTCCGTCGGCCGTCGTCACCACGACAGCGGTGGCTACGCCGTGGAGATCCATTTCGATGCTTACGGCAAACACGGCGTCGGATCGGGACTGATTCCGAATCTGCGCAGCCCTGCAACCCGGATCGATGAAAGCCTGGCGCTGAATTTCGGTCGTTATCCCCTTCGCTTTCGCGGAGGACTTGGCGCTCCCAAGCGGGGGATCAGCATCCTGGAAATCGGGAAGCTGGAAGGAGCATTGGAGGCCAAATTGCGTGATCCGATCAGCCGTGACGCTGTGATTACAGCGTTGGCTTACCGGATTGTTGAAGCGATCCAACTGGGGGTCGACACCCCCAAAGCCGCAGCCAACGATCAGTCGACGGCCTGA
- a CDS encoding cofactor assembly of complex C subunit B, whose protein sequence is MPSPQTSTLLLTVLLGIGLVFFLRAASKDRTTIVEVHSPRPPVEVLEGLDAWLKERGWSQQGGDAERCVLAYRGQVDSSIPLAVLLSLLGTVGAGSLGLVVRQVNPALSWWPLLLAALGPLAGLIYTRRSRRTEEIQIRLIEPAPRDGSTLRLRAHRDELIALELDLAESLELASDGALLSSPI, encoded by the coding sequence ATGCCATCGCCTCAGACATCCACGCTGCTGCTCACCGTGCTCTTGGGCATCGGCCTTGTCTTTTTCCTGAGAGCAGCCAGCAAAGACCGCACCACCATCGTGGAGGTGCATTCTCCTCGTCCACCCGTTGAGGTGCTCGAGGGGTTGGATGCATGGCTCAAAGAGCGCGGCTGGAGTCAGCAGGGCGGTGATGCTGAACGTTGCGTCCTGGCATACAGAGGCCAAGTGGACAGCAGCATCCCTCTGGCGGTGCTGCTGTCCCTGCTGGGAACCGTTGGAGCAGGCAGCCTCGGCCTGGTCGTCCGCCAGGTGAACCCAGCACTGAGCTGGTGGCCTCTGCTGCTTGCTGCACTCGGCCCACTAGCTGGCTTGATCTACACCCGCCGGTCACGGCGCACCGAAGAAATTCAGATTCGGCTGATTGAACCCGCACCCCGCGATGGCAGCACACTGCGTCTGCGCGCCCATCGCGATGAGCTGATTGCCCTTGAGCTGGACCTGGCCGAGTCGCTGGAACTGGCCAGCGACGGGGCATTGCTCTCTTCCCCGATCTGA
- a CDS encoding helix-turn-helix transcriptional regulator — MLTQRKPARACLADIEHYFQQPPPLFLDLELAVCWVLACLLQDDSYPSGLLHRLQNDHPQLRLSETVLHQAVDFLERQDMLDSYTKRCPSRGRPRRMLHLHQDARGQAERLMEPWHRWLHEHGPLTT; from the coding sequence ATGCTCACCCAACGGAAACCCGCGCGCGCCTGCCTTGCAGACATCGAGCATTACTTCCAGCAGCCGCCCCCGTTGTTCCTCGATCTCGAGCTGGCCGTCTGCTGGGTTTTGGCCTGCCTTCTGCAAGATGACAGCTACCCCTCCGGACTGCTTCATCGCCTGCAGAACGATCATCCTCAGCTGAGGCTGTCCGAGACCGTCCTGCATCAGGCGGTCGACTTCCTCGAGCGCCAAGACATGCTCGATTCCTACACGAAGCGCTGCCCGAGCCGAGGCAGACCACGGCGCATGCTGCACCTGCATCAGGACGCCAGAGGGCAAGCGGAGCGTCTGATGGAGCCCTGGCACCGCTGGCTGCACGAGCATGGCCCCCTGACCACTTAG
- a CDS encoding ribonuclease D, protein MAEIPNEPRAFAVFDGDLDQDWFDRYAGAQALAVDTEAMGLIHGRDRLCLVQICDDNDQVACIRIARGQADAPRLKALMESPSIEKVFHFARFDVAALASGLGIRVNPIFCTKVGSRLARTYTPRHGLKDLVNELVGVELDKQAQSSDWGRVDELSDVQLAYAANDARYLLPARRQLEMMLRREERWELAERCFACIPVMSDLDRFRFINTFEH, encoded by the coding sequence ATGGCTGAGATTCCCAATGAACCCCGTGCCTTCGCTGTCTTTGACGGCGATCTGGATCAGGATTGGTTTGATCGGTATGCGGGGGCTCAGGCTCTTGCGGTCGACACCGAGGCGATGGGCCTGATTCATGGTCGGGATCGGCTCTGTTTGGTGCAGATCTGCGACGACAACGATCAGGTGGCCTGCATCCGCATCGCGCGTGGTCAGGCTGATGCGCCCCGGTTGAAGGCCTTGATGGAATCCCCTTCGATTGAGAAGGTGTTCCACTTTGCCCGTTTTGATGTGGCGGCCCTGGCCTCCGGGCTTGGGATTCGGGTGAATCCCATTTTTTGCACGAAGGTGGGTAGTCGCTTGGCGCGCACTTACACCCCCCGGCACGGCTTGAAAGACCTCGTCAACGAGCTGGTGGGTGTGGAGCTGGACAAACAAGCCCAGAGCAGTGACTGGGGCCGCGTCGATGAATTGAGCGACGTGCAGCTGGCGTATGCCGCGAACGATGCCCGCTACCTGCTGCCGGCTCGGCGGCAGCTGGAGATGATGCTTCGCCGTGAGGAGCGCTGGGAGCTGGCGGAGCGCTGCTTCGCCTGCATCCCAGTGATGTCGGATCTGGATCGCTTCCGTTTCATCAACACCTTTGAGCACTGA